One window from the genome of Deltaproteobacteria bacterium encodes:
- the pgl gene encoding 6-phosphogluconolactonase, which yields MQNPGIKKFVDRQGLAVDLAERIAELLSHAVERSGEACLAVSGGSTPAALFDQLSQLAVPWEKVVVTLVDERWVAPDDADSNEHLVRSRLLQNRAAAANFVGLKTPAATAAEGEAECKQRLAKLPHPYASLVLGMGKDGHTASLFPGAAQLAAATDMMSGRTCMAVTPPAAPHDRMTLTLPAILDARRIFLHITGQEKWQVLQKALQEGPAHEMPIRFILRQQTTPVVVFWGP from the coding sequence ATGCAAAATCCCGGGATCAAGAAATTTGTGGACCGGCAAGGGTTGGCCGTGGACCTGGCCGAACGCATTGCCGAGCTGCTCAGCCATGCTGTGGAGCGCTCCGGGGAGGCTTGCCTGGCGGTTTCCGGCGGTTCAACTCCGGCGGCCCTGTTCGACCAGCTGTCGCAGTTGGCAGTGCCGTGGGAGAAGGTGGTCGTCACTCTGGTGGACGAACGCTGGGTGGCCCCAGACGATGCGGATTCCAACGAGCATCTGGTTCGCAGCCGCCTGCTGCAGAACCGGGCAGCTGCCGCCAACTTTGTGGGCCTCAAGACGCCGGCGGCCACGGCTGCAGAGGGTGAAGCCGAGTGCAAGCAGCGTCTTGCTAAGCTGCCGCACCCCTATGCCTCGCTGGTTCTGGGCATGGGCAAAGACGGGCATACCGCCTCCCTGTTTCCGGGGGCTGCGCAGCTGGCTGCAGCCACGGACATGATGTCGGGCCGCACCTGCATGGCTGTCACACCGCCCGCTGCCCCCCACGACCGCATGACCCTCACATTGCCGGCCATCCTGGATGCCCGGCGGATCTTCCTGCACATCACCGGTCAGGAGAAATGGCAGGTCCTGCAGAAGGCCCTGCAGGAGGGACCGGCTCACGAGATGCCCATCCGCTTCATCCTGCGTCAGCAGACGACTCCGGTGGTCGTTTTCTGGGGACCTTGA